Part of the Tissierellales bacterium genome is shown below.
GGCATCTTGCTCAAATCCATATTTTCAATTTTAAGTGCATCATTTTCATTTATTAAATCATAGTCTTCCTTTTTTTCAAATCTAAGCGGGAGTATTCCAAAGTTTATCAAATTCTGCACATGAATTCTAGCAAACGATTTTGCGATAACTGCCTTTACACCTAAATAAAGAGGAACTATAGCAGCGTGCTCTCTACTAGAACCTTGACCATAATTTTCTCCACCAACTACTATTCCTCCTCCATTTGAGTCAGCTCTTTCTTTAAAATCTCCTACA
Proteins encoded:
- a CDS encoding aconitate hydratase (Catalyzes the conversion of citrate to isocitrate), whose amino-acid sequence is VGDFKERADSNGGGIVVGGENYGQGSSREHAAIVPLYLGVKAVIAKSFARIHVQNLINFGILPLRFEKKEDYDLINENDALKIENMDLSKMPEYIELIVNGTNKIKLFIEGNGKDFEVLKAGGKLSMVKEGLKNA